Part of the Vigna unguiculata cultivar IT97K-499-35 chromosome 3, ASM411807v1, whole genome shotgun sequence genome, TCACCACAACTTCTGTTTCATTCGTTCTGGAATCTCACAAACTTCTTTGTTTATTTCTTCTCAAACTTATATACATTAACCTTTCTCATACCATCATGGCTTCCAGGGTGGTTTTTGTTTTGGTGATGGCGGTGGTGTTGCTTGCCATGAACTGTAACTGCACCAGTGTTGGCCACATGCCATCAACCAAAGAGGAAGGTCGTGATTTTGAGGAGGCTAAAGCCAAGACCTCACAAACAGCCAACAAGGCCATGGACACTGGTAAAGAGGGGAAAGAAGCTGCAGAGTCATGGACAGAATGGGCTAAAGAGAAACTCACTGAGGGATTTGGCTTCAAATATGATCAAGAGCCCAAAGAATCCACCACGAAGAAAGTCTCTGACTATGCTACCGACACTGCACAGAAATCAAAGGAATATGCTGGTGACACTGCACAGAAATCAAAGGACTGTGCTGGTGATGCTGCTCAGAAATCTAAGGATTATGCTTGTGATACTGCTCAGAAGACCAAGGACTATGTTGTTGATGCTGCTCAGAAGACCAAGGATTCTGCCACTGATGCTGCACAGAAGACTAAAGATTATGCTGCTGAAAAAACCAAGGAATATGCCAGTGACGCTGGCGATGCTGCTAAGAGAACAAAAGATTATGCTGCTGAAAAAACCAAGGAATATGCCAGTGACGCTGGCGATGCTGCAAAGAAAACCAAAGATTATGGTGCTCAAAAGGCCAGTGATGGAGCACAGAAGACCAAGGAGTATGCCAGTGATGCTGCCAAGAAGACCAAGGACTATATCAGTGGTACTGCTCAAAATGCAGGGCAGAATATCAAAGATTATGCAAGTGATGCTGCTCACAAGAGCAGAGAAGCTTCTGATTATGCCAGTGACACGGCTCAGAAGACTAAAGACCAAGTTATTAATGATGCTGCTCAGAGAAGCAAAGAGGCATCTGAATATGCCAGTGATGCGGCTCAGAGAACCAAAGACTATTCCAGTGACACGGCTCAGAAGACCAATGAATACGCCAGTGATGCTGCTCAGAGAACCAAAGAGAAACTCCAAGACTTTGCTTCTGGTTGGTACACTAACTTCAAAAACATTTCTGCTCTGCAACCAGTATACCGCATATAAAAAACCATTTTCACACGCACAATCAAAAGCCTGATTTcctcttttctttgttttttaaacAAGTTAATAGTTTTTAGGATGAATgttgtgttttatttgtttcaCATAGTAGAACATTTGCAGCATGTTCTTGACTCAAACATATGCAATTTTAAGCATCATTAAGAGCAGACTTATGGCAAAGCTGGtttaatttgttgttgttggtgaTGAACAGAGGCTGGTCATTACAGTGCTGAGAAGGCCAGAGAAATGAAGGATGCAGCAGCACAGAAGGCTAGTGACATAGCAAAAGCTGCCAAGAAAAAATCAGAAGAAGTGAAAGAGAATATAAGGGATGCTGAGCTTTGAAATGGCTTCATGGCCTTAAACTGTTAATTATGCCACAAAAGTTGTTGTTGAATTCTGCAGAAATAATGTGTTGTGTTTGTAAATGTGGGAGTGTGTCTTTATGTAGTGCACGTCAGGTCAAGGATGGAATACTTTGTACTAAATAtctaatattttcttctaagttttttgttcaaataataGTTGATTTTCTTCAGtggttttgattaattttgattCGATACTTATTGAATTGTTGAAGGGAGATGAAATCAATAACAACTTGCTATCTTTTACtatctttaatttataaggGCAAAGAAATAAGATTATcatttttagagaaaaaaatagtattcatGATTTCGATTAAGTTTTATTCAGTGTTCACTGAACTGAGATAAAGTTAATACTTTgctaaatttcattttataagtGAAATACGggttatgaaaaagaaaaatagaataaacAGATCAGAGAAGTTACCAAGGTACATACTCTTCTTAATGTAAAAGATGGTCTTTTTGGAGTAAAAGATATTCAAAATAATGgacgaatttaaaaaaaaaataaaaaagaaaacaagtaaaaagTATAGGAAACGCTTAATTTAGCCCAATTTGGTGGAAGAGGATACATAACAAAAACTTGGTGTGTATTAGACTTCTAATGAAacatgtctttttcttttttacatccTTACCTAGGActatctaaaatttttaaaatatgattttctaACAAATGTTagagaatataatttttaaaacaaatttactatttttagaataattctcttgaaatatatataatactttttgtgaaatgtttttttaaaatacataaaatctATTATAGAacaagtttttcttcttctttttatttagtaCTTACTGAGTTAagataaaattagtaataatctgtTATATTTCATATTAGTTGGTCCAGTATTGACCTTTCATATTGATCGCATTAGGAAGAAAATTTGTgatatttattaaatacaaaCAAGAAGTAATTAGatgtttattaatattaaaacaaatattatgtgattattactttttatatttaattaattttaaagaacattttgcttttttatataaatgtaaaattattagtaattttttcaagattaattacgtaataatattaatgttaacttTCACAAACATTAATAGTCAGTTTAATTAGTTGAGTTTAggcaaaattaataaaattaaagtatctGTATTGATCAGTTATCTTAACTATTATGgaactgtaatttttttttttgttatattaggaAAGAAGATATCAATACTTGTTatgtaaatgtaaaataatttattatactaaaaatgaaatatattaatacttattatatcgaatcataatttttatattatattaaaaatgagatATAGTAAGTAATATTTGTTGTGCTAAGTagattatttatgttttaatttattttaccttttttttattacaatgaaaaaaatgagatatGGAAAGAGAATAAATAGATAGAGAAGTTACCATGTTTTACTCATCTTCTTCATGCATGAAATGGTCTTTGAAATAAAaggtatttataataatgaaaaattaagaaaagaataaacaaGTAAAAAGTGTAAATAGggaaattttaaacttaaccCAGCCTAGTAGAGGGGGATGCATAAAAACTTTGGTTTTATATGAAACTTTTATGGAAAACATgtctttgtttttaatttttcagaATACATGATAActttagagaaaagaaaaaaattaaaaaagaagatgaagaagaggaAGTGAAAATAGCATATGAGGGGctatttcttcctgcacccatCAAATTTCTCCTTGCGCCTTTtcattt contains:
- the LOC114176635 gene encoding late embryogenesis abundant protein D-29-like, producing MASRVVFVLVMAVVLLAMNCNCTSVGHMPSTKEEGRDFEEAKAKTSQTANKAMDTGKEGKEAAESWTEWAKEKLTEGFGFKYDQEPKESTTKKVSDYATDTAQKSKEYAGDTAQKSKDCAGDAAQKSKDYACDTAQKTKDYVVDAAQKTKDSATDAAQKTKDYAAEKTKEYASDAGDAAKRTKDYAAEKTKEYASDAGDAAKKTKDYGAQKASDGAQKTKEYASDAAKKTKDYISGTAQNAGQNIKDYASDAAHKSREASDYASDTAQKTKDQVINDAAQRSKEASEYASDAAQRTKDYSSDTAQKTNEYASDAAQRTKEKLQDFASEAGHYSAEKAREMKDAAAQKASDIAKAAKKKSEEVKENIRDAEL